In Rubrobacter radiotolerans DSM 5868, a genomic segment contains:
- the glgB gene encoding 1,4-alpha-glucan branching protein GlgB encodes MNTDAASEALAIVRGEHGDPFSFLGLHEEAGRPVVRVFVPGAAAVEVVSASGKRLGALAEAHPDGLFAGFVEPTGRDYRLKVTWKSKDSNGGQKTEMPDAYSFPPTVSDYDLYLFGEGNHNRLYDVLGAHLHELDGTPGTRFAVWAPNARRVSVVGDFNAWDGRRNVMRNHNGVWEVFVPGVREGALYKFELLGANGELILKADPFGFFFEQHPGTASIVHDPTRYAWADDEWMSERAKGNDLSAPMSIYEVHLGSWKLHEDGRPYLYHELAEELVPYVKDLGYTHVEFLPPTEHPFGGSWGYQPLGLYAPTSRFGNPDDFRRLVEEFHKAGIGVIIDWVPAHFPEDAHGLANFDGTHLYEHADPRKGRHPDWGTLIFNYGRNEVRNYLTANALFWLREFHVDGLRVDAVASMLYLDYSREAGEWVPNEHGGNENLEAIALLRRTNELVYGEVPGAFTVAEESTAWPMVSRPTSMGGLGFGYKWNMGWMHDSLAYMQEDPMYRSYHHNEITFSLIYAFNENFVLPLSHDEVVHGKRSILGRMPGDTWQRFANLRAYYGFMYAHPGKQLLFMGSEFGQEREWNHDAGLDWYLLDNELNAGTLELVRRLNTVYKATPALYERDFDGRGFEWISGGDTENSVISFVRRGESPEDFVVAVCNFTPVVRERYRIGVPEADLYTELLNTDAPEFGGSGVSNGRIAVEALPEHGREHSVNLTLPPLATLLLQPAGRTADGRSS; translated from the coding sequence TTGAACACGGACGCCGCCTCCGAGGCGCTGGCCATTGTCCGGGGTGAGCACGGCGACCCGTTCTCCTTTCTCGGGCTTCACGAGGAGGCCGGAAGGCCCGTCGTGCGCGTCTTCGTTCCCGGAGCCGCCGCCGTCGAGGTCGTCTCGGCGTCCGGGAAGCGGCTCGGCGCCCTCGCCGAAGCGCACCCGGACGGTCTCTTCGCGGGCTTTGTCGAGCCGACGGGACGCGACTACCGCCTGAAGGTAACCTGGAAGAGCAAGGACTCGAACGGAGGTCAGAAGACCGAGATGCCCGACGCCTACAGCTTCCCCCCGACCGTCTCGGACTACGACCTCTACCTCTTCGGCGAAGGTAACCACAACCGTCTCTACGACGTGCTCGGGGCGCACCTGCACGAGCTGGACGGTACTCCGGGAACGCGCTTTGCCGTCTGGGCTCCGAACGCCCGGCGCGTCTCCGTCGTTGGGGACTTCAACGCCTGGGACGGAAGGCGCAACGTTATGCGTAACCATAACGGAGTGTGGGAGGTCTTTGTCCCCGGCGTCCGGGAGGGGGCGCTCTACAAGTTCGAGCTTCTCGGGGCGAACGGGGAGTTGATCCTCAAGGCCGACCCGTTCGGCTTCTTTTTCGAGCAGCACCCAGGGACGGCCTCCATCGTTCACGACCCGACGCGCTACGCCTGGGCCGACGACGAGTGGATGTCCGAACGCGCGAAGGGCAACGACCTCTCAGCGCCCATGAGCATCTACGAGGTCCACCTCGGCTCCTGGAAGCTCCATGAAGATGGAAGACCCTACCTCTACCACGAGCTGGCCGAGGAGCTTGTCCCCTACGTAAAGGACCTCGGCTACACGCACGTCGAGTTCCTTCCGCCGACCGAGCACCCCTTCGGCGGGTCCTGGGGCTACCAGCCCCTCGGACTCTACGCCCCCACGAGCCGCTTCGGAAACCCCGACGACTTCAGGAGGCTCGTCGAGGAGTTCCACAAGGCCGGGATAGGCGTGATCATCGACTGGGTCCCGGCACACTTTCCCGAGGACGCTCACGGTCTTGCCAACTTTGACGGAACGCACCTCTACGAGCACGCCGACCCGAGGAAGGGTCGCCACCCCGACTGGGGGACGCTCATCTTCAACTACGGCCGCAACGAGGTCCGCAACTACCTCACCGCAAACGCCCTGTTCTGGCTCAGGGAGTTTCACGTGGACGGTCTGCGCGTCGACGCCGTCGCCTCGATGCTCTACCTCGACTACTCCCGCGAAGCCGGGGAGTGGGTCCCCAACGAGCACGGCGGCAACGAGAACCTCGAAGCCATCGCCCTGCTCCGGCGCACCAACGAGCTTGTCTACGGCGAGGTCCCCGGAGCCTTTACCGTCGCCGAGGAGTCTACGGCCTGGCCGATGGTCAGCCGCCCGACCTCGATGGGCGGCCTCGGCTTCGGCTACAAGTGGAACATGGGCTGGATGCACGACTCGCTCGCCTACATGCAGGAAGACCCCATGTATCGTTCGTATCACCACAACGAGATAACGTTCTCCCTGATCTACGCCTTCAACGAAAACTTCGTGCTGCCGCTCTCCCACGACGAGGTAGTGCACGGCAAGAGGTCCATCCTCGGGCGGATGCCGGGAGATACGTGGCAGCGGTTTGCCAACCTCCGGGCTTACTACGGTTTCATGTACGCTCATCCCGGAAAGCAGCTCCTGTTTATGGGGAGCGAGTTCGGGCAGGAGCGTGAATGGAACCACGACGCTGGCCTCGACTGGTACTTGCTCGACAACGAGCTGAACGCCGGGACGCTGGAGCTCGTGAGGCGTCTGAACACCGTATACAAGGCCACGCCAGCGCTCTATGAGCGCGACTTCGACGGCCGGGGCTTTGAGTGGATCTCCGGCGGAGACACGGAGAACTCCGTGATCTCCTTCGTGCGTCGGGGCGAGTCGCCGGAGGACTTCGTCGTCGCCGTCTGCAACTTCACGCCCGTTGTCCGGGAGAGGTACAGGATCGGGGTCCCCGAAGCCGACCTCTACACCGAGCTCCTCAACACCGACGCTCCGGAGTTCGGAGGTAGCGGCGTCTCGAACGGCCGGATCGCCGTCGAGGCCCTCCCGGAGCACGGCCGGGAGCACTCGGTGAACCTTACCCTGCCGCCCCTCGCGACGCTTCTGCTCCAACCCGCCGGGCGGACCGCAGACGGACGTTCGTCCTGA
- the glgX gene encoding glycogen debranching protein GlgX, whose protein sequence is MGDQAEKKSRSIVWPGRPYPLGATWDGSGVNFALFSENAQKVELCLFDESGEREVERIELAEKTDHVFHCYLPEAGPGQLYGYRVHGPYEPGNGHRFNPNKLLLDPYARDVHGTVDWEHDHFGYEMGKDGDTFSEKDNASGMPKGRVVDTSFTWGEDRRPDVPWEDTIIYEVHVKGFTKLHPEVPEPLRGTYAGLASPPAIEHLKKLGVTAVELLPVHLFLDDKVLVDQGLKNYWGYNTLNFFVPDPRYSASGRVDEFKTTVKKLHEAGIEVILDVVYNHTAEGNHLGPTLSFRGIDNASYYRLTENDRRFYMDYTGTGNTLDTTHPRVLQLILDSLRYWVEEMHVDGFRFDLATTLGREEHLFERGSAFLDIVRQDPVVSQVKLIAEPWDVGEGGYQVGNFPAGWAEWNGKYRDEVRSYWKGDGGMVNELASRLAGSSDIYERDGRRPYASINFVTAHDGFTLHDLVSYNEKHNEENGEDNNDGDDHNRSWNCGAEGPTDDEEINALRRRQKRNFLATLLLSQGIPMLLYGDETGRTQNGNNNAYCQDNETSWMTWDLSENDRKLMDFVRRVIRIKKNHPVFRRRKFFQGKKLPGTELRDITWLTPDGKEMTDKEWNTSYARSLGLQMAGLLEDEYDPRGRLVRDDDFLLLLNAHHGPITFKLPDLPEDANWVASLDTGHAAGLASRGIFKPGDEYNVGPRSTVLMTSYARDPIPND, encoded by the coding sequence TTGGGCGATCAGGCAGAGAAGAAGAGCAGAAGCATAGTCTGGCCGGGCAGGCCGTATCCGCTCGGGGCGACGTGGGACGGCTCGGGGGTGAACTTCGCGCTGTTCTCCGAGAACGCGCAGAAGGTCGAGCTGTGCCTCTTCGACGAGTCGGGCGAGCGCGAGGTCGAGCGGATAGAGCTTGCGGAGAAAACGGATCACGTCTTTCACTGCTACCTCCCCGAGGCCGGACCCGGACAGCTCTACGGCTACCGGGTGCACGGTCCATACGAGCCCGGGAACGGGCACCGCTTCAACCCGAACAAGCTTCTTCTCGACCCGTACGCGCGCGACGTCCACGGCACCGTGGACTGGGAGCACGACCACTTCGGCTACGAGATGGGCAAAGACGGCGATACCTTCAGCGAGAAGGACAACGCCTCCGGCATGCCAAAAGGTCGCGTCGTGGACACCTCGTTTACCTGGGGTGAGGACCGCAGGCCGGACGTGCCGTGGGAGGACACCATAATCTATGAGGTCCACGTCAAGGGCTTCACCAAGCTCCACCCCGAGGTCCCCGAACCCCTGCGCGGCACCTACGCCGGGCTCGCCTCCCCGCCCGCAATAGAGCACCTCAAGAAGCTCGGCGTAACGGCGGTCGAGCTCCTTCCGGTCCATCTCTTTCTCGACGACAAGGTGCTCGTGGATCAGGGCCTGAAAAACTACTGGGGCTACAACACCCTCAACTTCTTTGTCCCGGACCCGCGCTACTCCGCAAGCGGCCGGGTAGACGAGTTCAAGACGACCGTGAAGAAGCTCCACGAGGCGGGAATAGAGGTCATCCTCGACGTGGTCTACAACCACACCGCCGAGGGGAACCACCTCGGACCCACGCTCTCCTTCCGGGGAATAGACAACGCCTCGTACTACCGCCTGACGGAGAACGACCGGCGCTTCTACATGGACTACACCGGGACCGGAAACACCCTCGACACGACCCACCCGAGGGTGTTGCAGCTAATCCTCGACTCCCTGAGGTACTGGGTCGAGGAGATGCACGTCGACGGCTTCCGCTTCGACCTCGCAACGACTCTGGGGCGCGAGGAGCACCTCTTCGAGCGCGGTTCAGCCTTCTTGGACATCGTTCGCCAGGACCCCGTCGTGAGCCAGGTCAAGCTTATAGCCGAGCCCTGGGACGTCGGGGAGGGCGGCTATCAGGTCGGGAACTTCCCCGCCGGGTGGGCCGAATGGAACGGCAAGTACCGCGACGAGGTCCGCTCGTACTGGAAGGGCGACGGCGGGATGGTAAACGAGCTCGCCTCGCGCCTTGCAGGCTCCTCGGACATCTACGAGCGCGACGGCCGCAGGCCCTACGCGAGCATAAACTTCGTCACCGCCCACGACGGCTTCACTCTTCACGACCTCGTCTCCTACAACGAGAAACACAACGAAGAGAACGGCGAGGACAACAACGACGGCGACGACCACAACCGCTCCTGGAACTGCGGCGCGGAGGGTCCGACCGACGACGAGGAGATAAACGCCCTCAGGCGCAGGCAGAAGCGGAACTTTCTCGCCACCCTCCTCCTCTCGCAGGGCATCCCGATGCTACTCTACGGCGACGAGACCGGCCGGACCCAGAACGGCAATAACAACGCATATTGTCAGGACAACGAGACAAGCTGGATGACGTGGGACCTGAGCGAGAACGACCGGAAGCTCATGGACTTCGTGCGGCGTGTGATCCGCATAAAGAAGAACCATCCTGTCTTCCGCAGACGCAAGTTCTTTCAGGGGAAAAAGCTTCCCGGCACGGAGCTTAGGGACATAACCTGGCTTACGCCCGACGGCAAGGAGATGACCGACAAGGAGTGGAACACGAGCTACGCCCGGTCGCTCGGGCTTCAGATGGCCGGGCTTCTCGAAGACGAGTACGACCCCCGGGGCCGGCTCGTGCGCGACGATGACTTTCTGCTTCTTCTGAACGCCCATCACGGGCCGATCACGTTCAAGCTCCCGGACCTCCCGGAGGACGCGAACTGGGTCGCCTCGCTCGACACGGGGCACGCCGCCGGGCTCGCCTCGCGCGGCATCTTCAAGCCCGGAGACGAGTACAACGTCGGGCCTCGCTCGACGGTCCTCATGACCAGCTACGCCCGCGACCCCATTCCCAACGACTGA
- the treZ gene encoding malto-oligosyltrehalose trehalohydrolase, with amino-acid sequence MAAEYLGESRTRFSLFAPTVEVVEVAIEGGETFPMERGPEGVFSAEVPAEPGARYRFRVETAEGEQSVPDPASRFQPEDVHGPSEVVDTGTFEWPDAEWRGVPWHEAVVYELHVGTFTPGGTFRAAAERLDYLRDLGVTVVEVMPVSDFPGERNWGYDGVLPYAPDASYGRPEELRAFIAAAHERGIAVLLDVVYNHFGPEGNYLHVYAPEFFTERHETPWGAAVNVDGERSGPVREFFIGNALFWIEEYGFDGLRLDAVHAIIDDSPEHLLTELARRVAEGPGSQRHVHLVLENEENQSSRLIGSEGDDARFSAQWNDDVHHALHVAATGEDASYYSDYSDAPVARLGQCLSGGFAFQGDVSRHRGDERGEPSAHLSPLRFVAFLQNHDQIGNRAFGDRITDLADASIVRALAAVYLLSPQVPMLFMGEEWGTSTPFRFFCDFEPELAELVTEGRRREFEKFPEFSDEATRERIPDPSDRRTFLDSKLRWEERSDGDHADLLDFYRELISVRRRELFSRLEGTPGGRAQHRLVGERGLRAQWTLGDGSLLSVLANLSDEESGGFEPAPGRLVFATNDSGPDRSGNLPGWTVAWYLRDADREGAS; translated from the coding sequence ATGGCCGCCGAGTACTTGGGCGAGAGCCGCACCCGCTTCTCCCTCTTCGCCCCGACGGTGGAGGTGGTCGAGGTCGCCATCGAAGGCGGGGAGACCTTCCCGATGGAACGCGGACCCGAAGGAGTCTTCAGCGCGGAGGTCCCGGCGGAGCCCGGCGCGCGCTACCGCTTCCGGGTAGAGACGGCCGAAGGCGAGCAGTCCGTGCCCGACCCGGCGAGCCGCTTCCAGCCCGAGGACGTGCACGGTCCGAGCGAGGTCGTCGACACCGGCACCTTTGAGTGGCCGGACGCTGAGTGGCGGGGCGTGCCCTGGCACGAGGCCGTGGTCTACGAGCTTCACGTCGGAACCTTCACCCCCGGGGGTACCTTCCGCGCCGCCGCGGAGAGGCTCGACTACCTCCGGGACCTCGGCGTAACGGTCGTCGAGGTGATGCCCGTATCGGACTTTCCCGGGGAGCGCAACTGGGGCTACGACGGCGTCCTGCCCTACGCGCCGGACGCGAGCTACGGTCGTCCGGAGGAACTGCGCGCGTTTATCGCCGCGGCGCACGAGCGGGGAATCGCGGTGCTGCTCGACGTCGTCTACAACCACTTCGGGCCGGAGGGGAACTACCTGCACGTCTACGCGCCGGAGTTCTTTACCGAGCGCCACGAGACGCCTTGGGGAGCGGCGGTGAACGTCGACGGCGAGCGGAGCGGTCCCGTCCGGGAGTTCTTTATCGGGAACGCTCTGTTCTGGATCGAGGAGTACGGCTTCGACGGGCTGCGCCTCGACGCGGTGCATGCGATCATCGACGACTCGCCCGAGCATCTCCTCACGGAGCTTGCCCGGCGGGTGGCGGAAGGGCCGGGTTCTCAGCGGCACGTCCACCTCGTGCTGGAGAACGAGGAGAACCAGTCCTCGCGCCTGATCGGCAGCGAGGGCGACGACGCCCGCTTCAGCGCCCAGTGGAACGACGACGTCCACCACGCCCTCCACGTCGCCGCAACCGGCGAGGACGCGAGCTACTACTCGGACTACTCGGACGCCCCGGTAGCGAGGCTCGGGCAGTGCCTCTCCGGAGGCTTCGCGTTTCAGGGCGACGTGTCGAGGCACAGAGGCGACGAGCGCGGCGAGCCGAGCGCGCACCTCTCGCCCCTGCGCTTCGTCGCGTTCCTACAGAACCACGACCAGATCGGCAACCGGGCCTTCGGGGACCGGATAACGGACCTTGCGGATGCGAGTATCGTGCGCGCGCTAGCGGCCGTGTACCTGCTCTCGCCGCAAGTCCCGATGCTGTTCATGGGCGAGGAGTGGGGGACCTCGACGCCCTTTAGATTCTTCTGCGACTTCGAGCCGGAGCTTGCGGAGCTCGTTACCGAGGGTCGGCGCCGGGAGTTCGAGAAGTTCCCCGAGTTCTCCGACGAGGCGACACGCGAGCGCATCCCCGACCCTTCGGACCGCAGGACCTTCCTCGACTCGAAGCTCAGGTGGGAGGAGCGTAGCGACGGGGATCACGCGGACCTTCTGGACTTCTACCGGGAGCTGATCTCCGTCCGCCGCCGGGAACTCTTTTCGCGCCTCGAAGGGACGCCCGGCGGCCGGGCGCAGCACCGGCTCGTCGGAGAACGGGGCCTCAGGGCGCAGTGGACGCTCGGGGACGGCTCGCTCCTCTCCGTTCTCGCGAACCTCTCGGACGAAGAGTCCGGCGGCTTCGAGCCCGCGCCGGGCAGGCTCGTCTTTGCCACGAACGACTCCGGACCGGACAGGTCGGGGAACCTTCCGGGCTGGACCGTCGCCTGGTATTTGCGCGACGCCGACCGGGAAGGAGCCTCGTGA
- the treY gene encoding malto-oligosyltrehalose synthase: protein MRVPRATYRLQLNGEFTFQDAEGLVPYLARLGVSDLYASPYMEARSGSTHGYDIVDHGRLNPEIGTEEDYERLVNALHEHGMGQLLDWVPNHMGVGPDNSWWLDVLENGPASRYASFFDIEWRPANRSALHGKVLLPVLGDHYRSVLEGGELQLGFDAETGTLSVAYYEHVCPLDGRTYGLVLGEAEVPEGAAAEFGSLVTAFGNLPERERTDEESVEERSRDARINRERLAAMCASDPEVLEAVERRVAAVNAEAGLLHRLLEEQAYRLVYWRVAADEINYRRFFSVNDLAGIRVEDERVFEATHRFVLKLLREGKVNGLRLDHPDGLYSPAGYFERLQSAAERATGENIYLLVEKILAEHERLPEDWRVSGTTGYEFANLIMKVLLDSDSEAHLDETYRRFVEPDRPFEPDFGRLLYGCKLEVMRGELASELNVLSRRLLAISEGPNDERLYDFTINVLRDALMEVVAHFPVYRTYITGPDGISEADRRHVEWAISKARKTTTAADTSVFDFLRSVLLFERAEEGVAGFVGKFQQYTGPVMAKGMEDTALYRYNCLTALNEVGGEPEGFGVSVAAFHAETAERARRWPDAMLSTSTHDTKRSEDVRARILVLSELAQEWREALESWSLVNRSRRREVESGPAPSRNDEVLIYQTLLGAWPLEKDSEREEFTNRIKLYVEKAMRESGARTLWTKPDEEYEAAVMDFIEAILEDSETNLFLRELAPLRETVARLGALNSLSQTLVKLTAPGVPDLYQGNELWDFSLVDPDNRRPVDYAKRDGMLRRLEGMDPREAPGLLEGRNWRDGSPKLYLTWRALKLREERPDLFRRGEYVPLEASGEDAEGVLAFARTLGDEAAVTLAPRLFSRLADGSEGLALDAAALEGATLDLGDLPPGEYRNVLTGSRVAADGPVPVRELLGGFPVALLVRE from the coding sequence GTGAGGGTCCCGCGCGCGACGTACCGGTTGCAGCTGAACGGAGAGTTCACGTTCCAGGATGCGGAAGGGTTGGTACCGTACCTGGCGCGGCTCGGGGTGAGCGACCTCTACGCCTCACCGTACATGGAGGCCCGCTCCGGCTCGACGCACGGCTACGACATCGTCGATCACGGTCGGCTCAACCCGGAGATTGGCACCGAAGAGGACTACGAGCGGCTCGTCAACGCGTTGCACGAGCACGGGATGGGCCAGCTCCTCGACTGGGTTCCGAACCACATGGGTGTGGGGCCGGACAACTCGTGGTGGCTCGACGTGCTGGAGAACGGCCCGGCCTCGCGCTACGCCAGCTTCTTCGACATCGAGTGGCGTCCTGCGAACCGCTCCGCGCTGCACGGGAAGGTCCTGTTGCCGGTGCTGGGCGATCACTACCGCTCTGTCCTTGAAGGCGGAGAGCTTCAGCTCGGCTTCGATGCCGAAACAGGCACACTGAGCGTCGCCTACTACGAGCACGTCTGCCCGCTCGACGGCCGGACGTACGGGTTGGTGCTCGGGGAAGCGGAGGTCCCGGAAGGGGCGGCGGCCGAGTTCGGGAGCCTCGTTACCGCGTTCGGGAACCTGCCGGAGCGGGAGCGGACCGACGAGGAGTCGGTCGAGGAGCGCAGCCGGGACGCAAGGATAAACCGCGAGCGGCTCGCTGCGATGTGCGCCTCCGATCCGGAGGTGCTGGAGGCCGTAGAGCGGCGGGTGGCGGCGGTGAACGCCGAGGCGGGACTCCTGCACCGGCTGCTAGAGGAGCAGGCGTACCGGCTCGTGTACTGGCGGGTCGCTGCGGATGAGATCAACTACAGAAGGTTCTTCTCCGTCAACGACCTTGCGGGTATCCGGGTCGAGGACGAGCGGGTCTTCGAGGCGACGCACCGCTTCGTGCTGAAGCTTCTAAGAGAAGGCAAGGTGAACGGGCTACGCCTGGATCACCCGGACGGGCTCTACAGCCCGGCAGGCTACTTCGAGCGACTCCAGAGCGCGGCCGAGAGGGCAACGGGGGAGAACATATACCTGCTCGTAGAGAAGATCCTCGCCGAGCACGAACGACTCCCCGAGGACTGGCGCGTCTCCGGCACGACGGGCTACGAGTTCGCCAACCTCATAATGAAAGTGCTGCTCGACAGCGACAGCGAAGCGCATCTGGACGAGACGTACCGGCGCTTTGTCGAGCCTGACCGGCCCTTCGAGCCGGACTTCGGCCGGCTTCTGTACGGGTGCAAGCTGGAGGTGATGCGCGGGGAGCTTGCGAGCGAGCTGAACGTGCTCTCCCGGCGACTGCTCGCGATCTCGGAGGGACCGAACGACGAGCGCCTCTACGACTTCACGATCAACGTCCTGAGAGACGCGCTCATGGAGGTCGTCGCGCACTTCCCGGTCTACCGGACCTACATAACCGGGCCGGACGGGATAAGCGAGGCCGACCGCCGCCACGTCGAGTGGGCGATCTCGAAGGCCCGAAAGACAACGACCGCCGCCGACACCTCCGTCTTTGACTTTCTGCGGAGCGTGCTGCTCTTCGAGCGCGCGGAGGAGGGGGTCGCGGGGTTTGTCGGGAAGTTCCAGCAGTACACGGGGCCGGTGATGGCGAAGGGCATGGAGGACACCGCGCTCTACCGCTACAACTGCCTCACCGCGCTAAACGAGGTCGGCGGCGAGCCGGAGGGCTTCGGCGTGAGCGTCGCGGCCTTTCATGCCGAAACGGCAGAGAGAGCGCGCCGCTGGCCGGATGCGATGCTCTCGACCTCGACCCACGACACAAAGCGCAGCGAGGACGTGCGGGCGAGGATACTCGTCCTCTCCGAGCTTGCGCAGGAGTGGCGCGAGGCGCTCGAAAGCTGGAGCCTTGTCAACCGCTCGCGCCGCCGCGAGGTGGAGTCGGGACCGGCCCCGTCGAGAAACGACGAGGTCCTGATCTACCAGACCCTTCTCGGGGCCTGGCCGCTCGAAAAGGACTCTGAGCGCGAAGAGTTCACCAACCGGATAAAGCTCTACGTCGAGAAGGCGATGCGCGAGTCCGGCGCCCGGACGCTCTGGACAAAGCCCGACGAAGAGTACGAGGCCGCCGTTATGGACTTTATCGAGGCGATACTCGAGGACTCGGAGACGAACCTGTTTCTGCGGGAGCTTGCGCCGCTGCGCGAAACCGTCGCCCGGCTCGGGGCGCTGAACTCGCTCTCGCAGACCCTCGTGAAGCTGACCGCCCCCGGCGTCCCGGACCTCTACCAGGGCAACGAGCTTTGGGACTTCTCCCTTGTAGACCCGGACAACCGCCGTCCCGTCGACTACGCGAAGCGCGACGGGATGCTCCGCCGCCTGGAGGGGATGGACCCTCGGGAGGCACCGGGCCTGCTCGAAGGGAGAAACTGGCGCGACGGCTCCCCGAAGCTCTACCTCACCTGGCGGGCGCTGAAGCTCAGAGAGGAGCGGCCCGACCTCTTCCGGCGCGGGGAGTACGTCCCGCTGGAGGCGAGCGGAGAGGACGCAGAAGGGGTGCTCGCCTTCGCCCGCACGCTCGGGGACGAGGCCGCGGTAACGCTCGCCCCGAGGCTCTTCTCGCGGCTCGCGGACGGCTCGGAGGGACTCGCGCTGGATGCGGCGGCGCTCGAAGGGGCGACGCTCGACCTCGGGGACCTTCCGCCCGGCGAGTACCGGAACGTCCTGACGGGCTCGCGGGTCGCGGCGGACGGTCCGGTCCCGGTTCGGGAGCTTCTCGGTGGCTTCCCGGTCGCGCTGCTCGTCCGGGAGTAG
- a CDS encoding zinc-dependent alcohol dehydrogenase family protein, whose amino-acid sequence MRSWELGDAFGIENLRLAERSEPEAGPGEVVVGVRACSLNYRDLQVVRGSYGSGTRLPLVPLSDGAGEVVAVGPGVEDFREGDRVAGAFMPGWTAGRVTPEATATALGGAADGMLRERVALPASGVVRVPDHLSFSEAATLPCAAVTAWNALVAQGGLKAGETVLALGTGGVSVFALQFAKLHGARVIVTSSSDEKLRRARDLGADETVNYRKEPEWERRVLELTDGAGVDHVVEVGGPGTLGSSLQAVRMGGSVAMIGVLTGAAGEVPTAAILRKSIRVQGIYVGSCETFREMNRAISLNRLRPVIDRTFPFEEFPEALRHLEGASHFGKIVVEVG is encoded by the coding sequence GTGAGGAGCTGGGAGCTCGGGGACGCTTTTGGCATCGAGAACCTGAGGCTCGCGGAGAGGTCGGAGCCCGAGGCCGGGCCGGGCGAGGTGGTCGTCGGGGTGCGGGCGTGCTCGCTGAACTACCGGGACCTTCAGGTCGTGCGGGGAAGCTACGGGTCGGGCACGCGCCTGCCGCTCGTTCCGCTCTCGGACGGAGCGGGCGAGGTCGTCGCCGTTGGCCCGGGAGTGGAGGATTTCCGCGAGGGCGACCGGGTTGCCGGGGCGTTCATGCCCGGCTGGACGGCCGGGAGGGTAACGCCGGAGGCGACCGCCACGGCGCTCGGAGGAGCCGCCGACGGGATGCTCCGCGAGCGGGTCGCGCTGCCCGCGAGCGGGGTCGTGCGGGTCCCCGACCACCTCTCCTTCTCCGAGGCGGCGACCCTGCCGTGCGCCGCCGTAACGGCCTGGAACGCGCTTGTAGCGCAGGGCGGCCTCAAGGCCGGTGAGACGGTGCTCGCGCTCGGCACGGGCGGCGTCTCGGTCTTTGCGCTTCAGTTCGCGAAGCTTCACGGGGCGAGGGTCATAGTTACTTCGTCGAGCGACGAGAAGCTCCGGCGTGCGCGGGATCTCGGTGCGGACGAGACGGTCAACTACCGCAAGGAGCCCGAGTGGGAGCGACGCGTGCTGGAGCTCACGGACGGGGCGGGAGTGGACCACGTCGTGGAGGTCGGAGGTCCCGGAACGCTCGGCTCTTCGCTTCAAGCCGTGAGGATGGGCGGGAGCGTTGCCATGATCGGGGTCCTGACCGGAGCGGCGGGCGAGGTCCCGACGGCGGCGATCCTCAGAAAAAGCATCCGGGTGCAGGGGATCTACGTCGGCTCGTGCGAGACCTTCCGGGAGATGAACCGGGCGATCTCCCTCAACCGCCTCCGGCCCGTCATCGACCGGACCTTCCCCTTCGAGGAGTTCCCCGAAGCCCTGCGCCACCTCGAAGGCGCGTCGCACTTCGGGAAGATCGTCGTAGAGGTCGGGTAG